The Passer domesticus isolate bPasDom1 chromosome 31, bPasDom1.hap1, whole genome shotgun sequence genome has a window encoding:
- the LOC135287822 gene encoding keratin, type II cytoskeletal 6A-like, which yields MSRQSTVRIQRGRSGFSAASAMVPNTCRTSFSSCSVTRLGSCNAGSGFARVGGGFGSKSLYNVGGCKKISVAGRGGSFYGSAGFGGGAGSVYGGGFGVPANLGYGYGAFGGGPGFPAGGIHEVSINQSLLKPLNLEIDPNIQRIRKEEKEQIKTLNNKFASFIDKVRFLEQQNKVLETKWSLLQEQGMKTVRNNLEPLFETYINNLRVQLNSLLSDKGRLEGELVNTQYLVEDFKKKYEDEINRRTIAENEFVTLKKDVDASYMNKVELQARADALTEEINFLRALYEAELSQMQTQISDTSVVLTMDNNRNLDLDSIISEVKAQYEDIANRSRAEAESWYQTKYEELQATAGRHGDDLRNTKQEISELNRHVQRLRSEIDSVKKQCANLKAAIADAEERGELTLKDARAKLAELEDALQQAKADLARQLREYQELMNVKLALDIEIATYRKLLEGEECRLAGDGVPVNISVTRTTVGTGYGGGSNLSMGGGICNLGNSFNCGSVPGVSSTTLGAGSSSSMKFVSSSSTRRSYRS from the exons ATGTCTCGCCAGTCCACCGTGAGGATTCAGAGGGGGAGAAGTGGCTTCAGCGCTGCTTCGGCCATGGTCCCCAACACGTGCCGGACCAGCTTCAGCTCCTGCTCCGTCACCCGCCTGGGCAGCTGCAATGCTGGCAGTGGCTTTGCCAGGGTCGGGGGGGGCTTTGGAAGCAAAAGCCTCTACAATGTTGGTGGCTGCAAGAAGATCTCCGTGGCTGGAAGGGGTGGCAGCTTCTATGGCTCGGCAGGGTTTGGTGGTGGCGCCGGGAGTGTGTACGGGGGCGGCTTTGGTGTTCCAGCCAACCTTGGCTATGGATATGGGGCCTTTGGGGGTGGCCCTGGATTCCCAGCTGGGGGCATCCACGAAGTCTCCATCAATCAGAGCCTTCTTAAACCGCTCAACTTGGAGATTGACCCTAACATCCAAAGGATCCGAAAAGAGGAGAAGGAACAAATCAAAACCCTCAACAACAAATTTGCCTCCTTCATTGACAAG GTCCGATTCCTTGAGCAACAAAACAAAGTGCTGGAAACCAAGTGGAgtttgctgcaggagcagggaatgaaaaCAGTGAGGAACAACCTGGAGCCGCTTTTCGAGACCTACATCAATAACCTGCGGGTGCAGCTGAACTCCTTGCTGAGTGACAAGGGGAGGCTGGAGGGAGAACTCGTCAACACCCAGTACCTGGTCGAGGACTTCAAAAAGAA GTATGAAGATGAGATCAACAGAAGGACCATCGCAGAGAATGAATTTGTGACACTCAAGAAG GATGTAGATGCTTCCTACATGAACAAGGTGGAACTCCAAGCCAGGGCAGATGCGCTGactgaagaaattaatttcctgaGAGCACTTTACGAAGCA gagctgtcccagatGCAGACCCAGATCTCCGACACCTCTGTGGTTCTCACCATGGACAACAATCGGAACCTGGACCTGGACAGCATCATCTCTGAGGTCAAGGCTCAGTACGAAGACATCGCCAACCGGAGCCGCGCCGAGGCCGAGTCCTGGTACCAGACCAAG TACGAGGAACTGCAGGCCACGGCTGGCAGGCATGGGGACGACCTCCGGAACACCAAGCAGGAGATCTCGGAGCTCAACCGCCATGTCCAGAGGCTCCGATCCGAGATTGACAGTGTGAAAAAACAG TGTGCCAACCTGAAAGCTGCCATCGCCGACGCCGAGGAGCGCGGGGAGCTGACCCTCAAGGACGCCAGGGCCAAACTGGCCGAGCTGGAGGATGCTCTGCAACAGGCCAAGGCTGACCTGGCCCGGCAGCTCCGGGAGTACCAGGAGCTCATGAACGTcaagctggccctggacattgagATTGCGACCTACAGGAAGCTGCTGGAGGGAGAGGAGTGCAG GCTGGCTGGAGATGGGGTCCCAGTGAATATCT CCGTCACCAGAACAACAGTGGGAACGGGATACGGAGGAGGGAGCAACCTCAGCATGGGAGGGGGGATCTGCAATTTGGGGAACAGCTTCAACTGTGGCAGCGTTCCCGGGGTGAGCAGCACCACCCtaggagctggcagcagctccagcatgaAGTTTGTCTCCAGCTCCTCCACCAGAAGAAGTTACAGGAGCTAA